The Methylacidimicrobium sp. B4 genome contains a region encoding:
- a CDS encoding transposase, translating to MTGTALTLRAFHDLFPDEDAARAWFERARWPDGPICPVCGCVNRASWLRTIRRWQCTACNRQFSVTAGTPMHRTHLPMLTWAQAIYLIVASSKGISAVKLSEMLGVSYETAWHLGHRIRAMMAEDSPLLSNLAEIDKTHAGAPPQKRAKPEREGGVGRTLPYRFLPGTA from the coding sequence ATGACCGGCACCGCCCTCACGCTCCGCGCCTTCCACGATCTCTTCCCGGACGAGGACGCCGCGCGGGCGTGGTTTGAGCGCGCCCGCTGGCCGGACGGCCCGATCTGCCCGGTGTGCGGATGCGTCAACCGCGCCTCCTGGCTGCGGACGATCCGCCGCTGGCAATGCACCGCCTGCAACCGGCAGTTCTCGGTCACCGCTGGCACGCCGATGCACCGCACCCACCTGCCGATGCTCACCTGGGCGCAGGCCATCTACCTCATCGTCGCGTCGAGCAAGGGCATCTCCGCCGTGAAGCTCTCGGAGATGCTGGGCGTATCCTACGAGACGGCGTGGCACCTCGGCCACCGCATCCGCGCCATGATGGCCGAGGATAGCCCATTGCTGTCCAACCTCGCCGAGATCGACAAGACCCATGCCGGAGCGCCGCCGCAAAAGCGCGCCAAGCCGGAACGCGAGGGCGGCGTTGGGCGCACGCTGCCTTACCGCTTTCTCCCAGGAACCGCCTGA
- a CDS encoding zinc ribbon domain-containing protein yields the protein MARTKPEHPPVHRTDLLPSNLTASKEAAVRALLRAYRRGAVLLGREQWRLFFQTGRFEKNHDVDKVTFAAVIGAANRVQMARWQVVGQLQGWIRNRANEFRDLVNHSTLTPATKQMLHAINGLGAWFRRGEVARRETGEVIPVSVRRLARAMMRHCMARHRRPDLSRISMRLDHRAGSIARPIQATQGGRVGWWVSLSTLEKGRKIAIPLLTYDYHAKRPGRVTNGIQVNEREGRLSFGVVTDMGEVCAKSRAAYDGHGALALDFGLSTLLATSDGRLLGQGWLKRLKRYDALLALIAASQQRAGRRPRESQRYRALVEDVRGFLRTEVGRVLNRLVEQGKPKELVLERLDFRHSDLSRRLNAILRNCGRSIVQEKLRDLEERFGIPSAEVNAAYTSQACSGCGYVDKRNRRDQKTFVCLWCGHQMHADLNAAANIEARRARPNGWLFQGKAAVLAELVREFGERPVRALSLGRTGSRGAPADPRSTNPYFGGVPLPVVRSSERREASMKSPDTPALVAA from the coding sequence ATGGCCCGCACCAAGCCCGAGCATCCGCCCGTCCATCGGACCGACCTGTTGCCGTCGAACCTGACGGCCAGCAAAGAGGCGGCCGTGCGCGCGCTGCTTAGAGCCTACCGCCGGGGTGCGGTGCTGCTGGGCCGGGAACAGTGGCGGCTCTTCTTTCAGACGGGCCGCTTTGAGAAGAACCACGACGTGGACAAGGTCACCTTCGCCGCCGTCATCGGCGCGGCCAACCGCGTCCAGATGGCCCGCTGGCAGGTCGTCGGGCAGCTCCAGGGCTGGATCCGCAACCGGGCCAATGAGTTTCGAGACCTGGTCAACCACAGCACGCTGACACCCGCCACCAAGCAGATGCTCCACGCCATCAACGGCCTGGGCGCGTGGTTCCGGCGCGGCGAGGTGGCGAGGAGAGAGACGGGCGAGGTGATTCCGGTTTCCGTGCGACGGCTGGCGCGCGCCATGATGCGCCACTGCATGGCGCGGCATCGCCGCCCGGACCTCTCGCGCATCTCCATGCGCCTCGACCACCGCGCAGGGAGCATCGCCCGCCCCATCCAGGCGACGCAGGGTGGCAGGGTCGGCTGGTGGGTGAGCCTCTCCACGCTCGAGAAGGGGCGCAAGATCGCCATCCCGCTGCTTACCTACGACTACCATGCCAAGCGTCCTGGCCGCGTGACCAACGGCATCCAGGTGAACGAGCGCGAGGGTCGCCTGAGCTTCGGCGTGGTGACCGACATGGGCGAGGTCTGCGCCAAAAGCCGCGCCGCCTACGACGGCCACGGCGCGCTGGCGCTTGATTTTGGGCTGTCCACGCTCTTGGCCACATCCGACGGCCGGCTGCTCGGCCAGGGCTGGCTCAAGCGGCTCAAGCGGTACGACGCGCTGCTTGCCTTGATCGCGGCCAGCCAGCAGCGTGCCGGACGCAGGCCACGCGAGAGCCAGCGGTATCGGGCGCTGGTGGAGGATGTGCGCGGCTTCCTTCGCACCGAGGTCGGCCGCGTGCTCAACCGCCTTGTCGAGCAGGGCAAGCCCAAGGAGTTGGTGCTGGAGCGGCTCGACTTCCGCCACTCCGACCTCTCAAGGCGGCTCAACGCGATCCTGCGCAACTGCGGACGCTCGATCGTCCAGGAGAAGTTGCGCGACCTGGAGGAGCGCTTCGGAATCCCCTCCGCCGAGGTCAACGCCGCATACACCTCTCAGGCATGTTCCGGTTGCGGCTATGTGGACAAGCGGAACCGCCGCGACCAGAAGACCTTCGTCTGCCTTTGGTGCGGTCACCAAATGCACGCCGACCTCAATGCGGCGGCCAACATCGAAGCGCGCCGTGCGCGCCCCAATGGTTGGCTCTTCCAGGGGAAGGCTGCGGTCCTTGCCGAGCTCGTGCGCGAGTTCGGGGAGCGACCTGTCCGGGCGCTGAGCCTGGGCAGAACCGGGAGCCGGGGTGCCCCCGCCGACCCACGATCCACCAATCCCTACTTCGGTGGAGTGCCGTTGCCCGTGGTGAGGTCATCCGAACGCCGCGAGGCGTCCATGAAATCGCCCGATACTCCAGCCCTTGTGGCTGCCTGA
- a CDS encoding NAD-dependent succinate-semialdehyde dehydrogenase — MDPSLADLSQAFVAGSWIETARTFPVRSPATGTLLAEIADCNAKEARAAIEAAAQIFPAWRSATPYLRSDLLRKWREAILSHAEALARTMAQEMGKPLAEGRREILYAASFLDWYAEEAKRIYGETVPSQHPQKRIFIRYAPVGPVYGITPWNFPAAMVTRKVAPALAAGCPFVLKPAEASPLTALFLAKLWEESGGWPATFQVLPSSDPEALSEPLLDDPRIRKLTFTGSTPVGKRLYPRSAATLKRVSLELGGGAPFLVFADADLGKAADGAITAKFRNGGQSCVAANAFYLQKEIAPAFLRLFTEKVASLRSGDPLEEATQVGPLVNAQGLAKVAELVADARSRGARTLLGGPTCGLFFPPTLLTEVPPDARILEEETFGPVAPLCLFESEEEALAAARRGRAGLAAYLWTRDLGRAFRFAEEIPYGIIGVNDALPSTAQAPFGGVRESGLGREGGKWGLAEGYYRVDSGSHKGWSIGRFHGRLAAFG; from the coding sequence ATGGATCCATCCCTTGCCGATCTCTCCCAGGCGTTTGTCGCCGGCTCCTGGATCGAGACCGCGCGGACCTTCCCGGTGAGAAGCCCGGCGACCGGCACCCTGCTCGCGGAGATCGCCGACTGCAATGCGAAGGAGGCCCGAGCCGCAATCGAGGCGGCGGCGCAGATCTTCCCCGCGTGGCGATCGGCAACCCCTTACCTCCGTTCCGACCTCCTCCGGAAGTGGCGCGAGGCGATCCTCTCCCATGCGGAGGCGCTCGCCCGAACGATGGCTCAGGAGATGGGCAAGCCCCTCGCCGAGGGCAGGCGGGAGATTCTCTACGCGGCCAGCTTCCTCGACTGGTATGCCGAAGAGGCCAAGCGGATCTACGGAGAGACCGTTCCGAGCCAGCACCCGCAGAAGCGCATTTTCATCCGCTACGCGCCCGTCGGGCCCGTCTACGGGATCACCCCGTGGAACTTCCCCGCCGCGATGGTGACCCGGAAGGTGGCCCCCGCGCTCGCCGCCGGCTGCCCCTTCGTGCTCAAGCCCGCCGAGGCGAGCCCGCTCACCGCCCTCTTTCTGGCCAAGCTCTGGGAAGAGTCCGGGGGATGGCCCGCGACCTTCCAGGTCCTCCCCAGCTCCGATCCCGAAGCCCTCTCTGAGCCCTTGCTGGATGATCCCCGCATCCGCAAGCTCACCTTTACGGGAAGCACTCCCGTAGGAAAGCGGCTCTACCCGCGGAGTGCGGCAACTCTCAAGCGGGTGAGCCTCGAGCTCGGCGGTGGCGCCCCCTTCCTCGTCTTTGCCGATGCCGATCTTGGGAAGGCGGCCGACGGGGCGATCACCGCCAAGTTCCGGAATGGCGGGCAGAGCTGTGTTGCGGCAAACGCCTTCTACCTCCAGAAGGAGATCGCTCCCGCCTTCCTGCGCCTCTTCACCGAGAAGGTCGCCTCGCTCCGGTCGGGAGATCCCCTCGAGGAGGCAACCCAAGTGGGTCCGCTCGTGAACGCGCAGGGCTTGGCCAAGGTCGCGGAGCTCGTGGCGGACGCCCGGAGCCGGGGAGCCAGAACCCTGCTCGGAGGTCCGACCTGCGGCCTCTTCTTTCCTCCGACCCTCCTCACCGAAGTGCCTCCTGATGCCCGCATCCTGGAGGAGGAGACCTTCGGCCCGGTCGCCCCCCTCTGCCTCTTCGAGAGCGAGGAGGAGGCGCTGGCCGCCGCCCGCCGCGGCCGGGCGGGCCTGGCCGCCTACCTGTGGACCCGCGACCTCGGTCGGGCCTTCCGCTTCGCCGAGGAGATCCCCTACGGAATCATCGGCGTCAATGACGCCCTCCCTTCGACCGCCCAGGCTCCCTTTGGCGGGGTCCGCGAATCGGGCCTGGGCCGCGAGGGGGGCAAGTGGGGTCTCGCCGAAGGGTACTATCGCGTTGACTCAGGCAGCCACAAGGGCTGGAGTATCGGGCGATTTCATGGACGCCTCGCGGCGTTCGGATGA
- a CDS encoding SagB/ThcOx family dehydrogenase, whose amino-acid sequence MGSSILAYHAASKHSFSGYADGPGFLDWETQPDPFRRFEGSPEIPLPLPSEEAGPPYDRLFDEAPEAIPLSWESLSRFLFESLALSAWKQAPHSPPWSLRVNPSSGNLHPTEAYLLLPPLPGNPSAGVFHYSPLQHSLEARRWLESGPWEEIVARFPPGTFLVALTSIYWREAWKYGERAYRYCHHDLGHAIGALALSARMRGWQASILPAVGSPELARILATESQRGPEAEHADCVLAISPGRETRLDAQTRAFRLPDTLLSALRDEPPLGHPNRLSTDHLPWPLLEGAIASTLYPGGWSGEEGAAALSSSHVSPPSSQGAGALVRRRRSAMAMDGKTSISREAFLHILSQLLPGPAAFPFAVLPWHPRVSLVVFVHRVEGLVPGLYLLLRSAAHEASLRHELRPEFAWQPPPGVPRAFPFFRLVEGDFRELVAKISCFQTIASGGCFALAMLADLSRIHDHPWLYPRLFWECGLIGQFLYLGAEAAGLRGTGIGCYFDDGLHELVGIRGLPWQSLYHFTVGGAVGDHRLQTRPAYAHLHRPASSRAPAES is encoded by the coding sequence ATGGGCTCCTCGATCCTCGCCTACCATGCCGCCTCCAAGCACTCCTTTTCGGGCTATGCGGATGGACCAGGCTTCCTCGACTGGGAGACCCAGCCCGACCCCTTCCGCCGCTTCGAGGGCAGCCCGGAGATCCCGCTCCCTCTCCCTTCTGAAGAAGCGGGCCCCCCCTACGACCGTCTCTTCGACGAGGCCCCGGAGGCCATACCGCTTTCCTGGGAGTCTCTGAGCCGCTTCCTCTTCGAGAGCCTCGCCCTTTCGGCTTGGAAGCAGGCTCCCCACTCCCCACCCTGGTCGCTGCGCGTCAATCCTTCGAGCGGAAACCTCCATCCGACCGAAGCCTACCTCCTTCTTCCCCCGCTCCCCGGGAACCCGAGCGCCGGGGTCTTCCACTACTCCCCCCTCCAGCACAGCCTCGAGGCTCGCCGCTGGCTCGAATCCGGCCCATGGGAGGAGATCGTCGCCCGCTTTCCTCCGGGAACCTTCCTGGTGGCGCTCACCTCGATCTACTGGCGCGAGGCGTGGAAATATGGCGAGCGGGCCTACCGCTATTGCCACCATGACCTGGGGCATGCGATTGGCGCCCTCGCGCTTTCCGCCAGGATGCGGGGATGGCAGGCGTCCATCCTGCCGGCGGTGGGGTCGCCCGAGCTGGCGCGGATCCTCGCGACCGAAAGCCAGCGAGGGCCGGAAGCGGAGCACGCCGACTGCGTGCTGGCCATCTCTCCAGGCCGGGAGACCCGCCTGGATGCGCAGACCCGGGCCTTTCGCCTTCCCGATACGCTGCTCAGCGCCCTGCGGGACGAGCCTCCGCTGGGGCATCCCAACCGCCTTTCGACAGACCACCTCCCCTGGCCGCTCCTGGAAGGGGCGATCGCCTCCACCCTCTACCCCGGTGGATGGTCGGGAGAGGAAGGGGCCGCGGCCCTCTCCTCCTCGCACGTCTCGCCGCCCTCCTCCCAAGGGGCGGGCGCTCTCGTCCGCCGGCGGCGGAGCGCAATGGCGATGGACGGAAAGACCTCGATCTCCCGGGAGGCTTTTCTGCACATCCTCTCCCAGCTCCTGCCCGGGCCAGCCGCCTTTCCCTTCGCCGTTCTTCCCTGGCACCCTCGGGTCTCCCTCGTTGTCTTCGTCCATCGGGTCGAGGGCTTGGTCCCTGGACTCTACCTCCTCCTCCGCTCGGCCGCCCACGAAGCCTCTCTCCGCCACGAGCTGCGCCCAGAGTTCGCCTGGCAGCCGCCACCCGGCGTTCCACGAGCATTTCCCTTCTTCCGCCTCGTGGAGGGCGACTTCCGGGAGCTGGTGGCCAAGATCAGCTGCTTTCAGACCATCGCTTCCGGAGGCTGCTTTGCCCTGGCCATGCTTGCCGACCTCTCCCGCATCCACGATCATCCCTGGCTCTATCCGCGCCTCTTCTGGGAATGCGGGCTCATCGGCCAGTTCCTCTACCTGGGTGCCGAAGCGGCAGGGCTCCGCGGAACCGGGATCGGCTGCTACTTCGACGATGGCCTCCACGAGCTCGTCGGCATTCGCGGGCTCCCGTGGCAGAGCCTCTATCACTTCACCGTGGGCGGAGCGGTCGGCGACCATCGCCTCCAGACGCGGCCCGCCTATGCCCACCTCCACCGGCCCGCTTCCTCCCGAGCACCGGCGGAGAGCTAG
- a CDS encoding 2OG-Fe(II) oxygenase, translated as MPNLVRFEAFTSAPLVADPFEHVLVRDFLPADLRASFEKEFPAIDKPGVFPVQVLRYGPLFAALLEDLQAPSFRDAVSQKFAVPLEGKPALVTVRGRCGPRDGQVHTDSETKILTLLLYLNSRWEADSGRLRLLRSSNIDDVAVELSPEWGTLLLFRRSDRSFHGHRLFEGERRVLMVNWLTSQEVLDQELRRHGRSSLIKSLIPSGMLERLHWRKVSR; from the coding sequence ATGCCCAACCTTGTCCGCTTCGAGGCATTCACTTCGGCGCCCTTGGTCGCCGATCCCTTCGAGCATGTCCTCGTCCGGGATTTCCTGCCCGCCGATCTTCGGGCGTCCTTCGAAAAGGAGTTTCCCGCGATCGACAAGCCGGGCGTCTTTCCGGTCCAGGTGCTTCGCTACGGTCCACTCTTCGCCGCCCTCCTGGAGGATCTCCAAGCCCCTTCCTTCCGCGACGCCGTCTCCCAAAAGTTCGCGGTGCCGTTGGAAGGGAAGCCCGCCTTGGTGACCGTCCGAGGTCGCTGCGGGCCGCGCGACGGTCAGGTTCACACCGATTCGGAGACCAAGATCCTTACCCTCTTGCTCTATCTCAACAGCCGCTGGGAAGCGGATAGCGGGCGGCTCCGGCTGCTGCGCAGCTCGAACATCGACGATGTGGCCGTCGAGCTCTCTCCCGAGTGGGGGACGCTCCTTCTCTTTCGCCGCTCCGACCGCTCCTTTCATGGGCACCGGCTCTTCGAAGGGGAGCGGCGCGTCCTGATGGTCAACTGGTTGACGAGCCAGGAAGTTCTCGACCAGGAGCTCCGCCGCCATGGCCGCTCAAGCCTCATCAAGAGCCTGATCCCCTCCGGGATGCTCGAGCGGCTTCATTGGCGGAAGGTCTCCCGGTAG
- a CDS encoding endonuclease V yields MEGDGEEGREPALLWPTTVEELVILQESLGQAEEEMWKPPARPLLVAGCFLCFSRGRRGPGHAGEAGWAAAALVQSGRLLGAGVARGVASVPYEPGLLALREGSLLEEAIRRLPDRPELLLVDATGRDHPRGAGLALHLGAKLGLPSVGVTRNPLLACGRPPGEPRGSLSALWLGGSVVAYWVRTQEGKAPLVAHAGWRTEPEAAAELLLALSPRYRTPEPLRQARRLAREARALEGSRGGRD; encoded by the coding sequence ATGGAAGGGGACGGAGAAGAAGGGCGAGAGCCGGCTCTCCTCTGGCCAACGACGGTCGAGGAGCTGGTTATTCTCCAGGAGAGCCTCGGCCAAGCAGAAGAGGAAATGTGGAAGCCGCCCGCCCGGCCGCTTCTGGTCGCCGGATGCTTCCTGTGCTTTTCGCGGGGAAGGCGGGGCCCCGGGCATGCGGGGGAGGCGGGTTGGGCTGCGGCGGCGCTCGTCCAGTCGGGCAGGCTGCTGGGTGCAGGAGTGGCCAGAGGGGTGGCAAGCGTCCCTTACGAGCCGGGGCTCCTGGCGCTGCGGGAGGGCTCGCTGCTCGAAGAAGCGATCCGAAGGCTCCCGGATCGGCCGGAGCTCCTGCTGGTCGACGCGACCGGCCGTGACCATCCACGGGGAGCCGGCCTGGCGCTCCATCTCGGGGCCAAGCTCGGCCTTCCCTCGGTGGGAGTGACCCGCAACCCGCTCTTGGCTTGCGGAAGGCCGCCGGGGGAGCCCCGCGGATCGCTCTCGGCTCTCTGGTTGGGAGGAAGCGTCGTCGCCTATTGGGTGCGGACCCAGGAGGGCAAGGCACCGCTGGTGGCCCATGCGGGCTGGAGGACGGAGCCAGAGGCGGCCGCGGAGCTTCTCTTGGCGCTGAGCCCTCGCTACCGCACGCCTGAGCCCTTGCGGCAGGCGCGCAGGCTCGCGCGCGAGGCGCGAGCCCTGGAGGGGAGCCGCGGAGGGAGGGACTAA
- a CDS encoding STAS-like domain-containing protein: MKELFGTFLGDGDEANAFRFNEIEAKLALHGRVIFDFDGVTNMNESFAHALFGNLAEDHPDDLVDRVRFKNCSPLIRGFLVSAVAHGIERGKRLARSEKEGKPREALPTVEACGEPAFGP; this comes from the coding sequence ATGAAAGAGCTCTTCGGCACGTTCCTGGGAGACGGCGATGAGGCCAATGCCTTCCGTTTTAACGAAATAGAGGCCAAGCTCGCCTTACACGGCCGGGTCATCTTCGATTTTGATGGTGTCACGAACATGAACGAATCGTTTGCCCACGCGCTTTTCGGCAATCTGGCCGAGGACCATCCCGACGATCTGGTCGATCGGGTCCGGTTCAAGAATTGCTCTCCATTGATTCGGGGCTTCCTCGTCTCGGCCGTTGCGCACGGGATCGAGCGAGGAAAGCGGCTGGCACGCTCGGAGAAAGAGGGAAAGCCGCGCGAGGCCCTGCCAACGGTGGAGGCTTGCGGGGAACCCGCCTTCGGTCCGTGA
- a CDS encoding 5-formyltetrahydrofolate cyclo-ligase, protein MTRLSPSEKEEQRRLLRLRLAARSQEERAAASLRLADRLPCLPEWGAVRRVALYASLSSEPDTDLLFPRARAEGKRVFYPFFRGAGRSLGFAEVDAVESLRPGPLRFREPPPSGGDGKVEVDLLLIPGLGFDREGMRLGRGSGYYDRTLAETRAQILRVGYFFSWQELSKVAAEGHDERLDVVITEKETIRIRTE, encoded by the coding sequence ATGACCCGGCTTTCGCCCTCGGAGAAGGAGGAGCAGCGGCGGCTGCTTCGGTTGAGGCTGGCCGCACGGAGCCAAGAGGAGCGAGCGGCCGCAAGCCTGCGGCTCGCGGACCGGCTGCCGTGCCTTCCCGAGTGGGGAGCGGTCCGGCGCGTGGCACTCTACGCCTCGCTTTCCAGCGAGCCGGACACCGATCTTCTCTTCCCGCGAGCTCGGGCGGAGGGCAAGCGGGTCTTCTATCCCTTCTTTCGGGGTGCCGGCCGGAGCCTCGGTTTCGCCGAGGTCGACGCGGTCGAATCGCTGCGGCCGGGTCCGCTCCGGTTTCGGGAGCCTCCTCCGTCGGGAGGGGACGGGAAGGTCGAGGTCGATCTCTTGCTCATTCCCGGGCTCGGGTTCGACCGGGAGGGGATGAGGTTGGGGCGGGGGAGCGGCTATTACGACCGGACGCTGGCGGAGACCCGTGCCCAGATCCTGCGGGTCGGTTACTTCTTTTCCTGGCAGGAGCTCTCCAAGGTGGCTGCAGAAGGGCACGACGAGCGGCTTGACGTCGTGATCACGGAAAAGGAGACGATTCGGATTCGGACGGAGTAA
- a CDS encoding SDR family oxidoreductase, with translation MAGEFLTGRVAIVTGGSSGIGRAVALGLSGQGASVVVAARRGEACEAVARLCGETGGEGIAIPTDVRREEECERLVERAAAWRGRLDILVNSAGIGRFAPVASLSTADLREMVDTNLHGTFWCSRAAFPRIASAGGGLICNIASLAGVDAWAGTGGYSATKFGIVGLTRALADEGREKGVKAVAICPALVATPMTGVSGADYLQPEDIAETVLYLLRLSPAAWPGEIVLGRRGAE, from the coding sequence ATGGCGGGGGAGTTTCTCACGGGTCGGGTGGCGATCGTCACCGGTGGAAGCAGCGGCATCGGGAGGGCGGTGGCGCTCGGGCTTTCGGGACAGGGCGCGTCGGTCGTGGTGGCCGCGCGGAGGGGGGAGGCGTGTGAAGCGGTAGCACGGCTTTGCGGGGAGACGGGAGGAGAGGGGATCGCGATCCCGACCGACGTGCGGCGGGAGGAGGAGTGCGAGCGGCTGGTCGAGCGAGCCGCGGCCTGGCGGGGAAGGCTCGACATCCTGGTCAACAGTGCGGGCATCGGACGGTTCGCTCCGGTCGCCTCGCTTTCGACGGCTGATCTGCGAGAGATGGTCGATACCAATCTCCATGGGACGTTCTGGTGCAGCCGGGCGGCTTTCCCAAGGATCGCGTCTGCGGGAGGGGGCCTGATCTGCAACATTGCCTCGCTCGCGGGCGTGGACGCTTGGGCCGGGACCGGCGGGTATAGCGCAACGAAGTTTGGCATCGTCGGGCTGACGCGCGCCCTGGCCGACGAGGGGAGGGAAAAGGGGGTGAAGGCGGTCGCGATCTGCCCCGCTCTGGTCGCGACACCGATGACGGGCGTATCGGGAGCCGATTACCTCCAGCCGGAGGACATCGCGGAAACGGTGCTCTACCTCCTCCGGCTCTCTCCGGCCGCCTGGCCGGGCGAGATCGTCCTCGGGCGACGGGGTGCGGAATAG